A genomic stretch from Komagataeibacter xylinus includes:
- a CDS encoding amino acid ABC transporter permease, with the protein MKLPPAAQKHSRFLQTHRHNIVITLITVALAASVLNSMRKNPNFQWNVVWDYLFAPEILSGINVTLTLTVLSLLYGFVIGTIVSFMNVYGNVAARAIANIYLWIFRGTPQLVQLLFWYNLAVLYPTYGLHIPFTQHYILQGSVNDLITPFSAAILGLSLNEGAYMAEIMRSGISSIDLGQIEAARSLGMTKSQVIRRIVFPQSLAIIMPPMGNQAISVLKTTSLVSVISMSDLLYSAQNIYSRNFQTIPLLIVVCIWYLALTSIVGVLQSLMEKFIAKRI; encoded by the coding sequence TTGAAATTGCCCCCTGCCGCACAAAAACATTCTCGGTTCCTGCAGACCCATCGCCACAACATCGTCATTACGCTCATAACGGTAGCTCTGGCGGCATCGGTGCTCAACTCGATGCGCAAGAACCCTAATTTCCAGTGGAATGTCGTCTGGGATTACCTGTTTGCGCCTGAAATACTCTCAGGTATCAACGTAACGCTGACCCTGACAGTCTTATCGCTCCTTTATGGTTTCGTTATCGGAACCATCGTGTCATTCATGAATGTTTACGGCAATGTGGCTGCCAGAGCGATCGCCAACATATATCTGTGGATATTCAGGGGAACACCCCAGCTGGTGCAGCTCCTGTTCTGGTATAATCTTGCTGTCCTTTACCCGACTTACGGGCTGCATATTCCTTTTACGCAACATTATATTTTACAGGGGTCAGTCAACGACCTCATTACTCCATTTTCTGCCGCCATACTGGGGCTTAGCCTGAATGAAGGCGCCTATATGGCTGAAATCATGCGCTCCGGCATTTCGTCCATAGACCTGGGGCAGATAGAAGCGGCCCGCTCACTGGGCATGACAAAATCACAGGTCATACGCCGGATTGTCTTTCCACAATCCCTGGCCATCATCATGCCCCCAATGGGTAACCAGGCGATCAGTGTATTGAAAACGACGTCGCTGGTCAGCGTCATTTCCATGTCGGACCTTCTGTATTCAGCCCAGAACATTTATTCACGCAATTTCCAGACAATTCCTCTGCTGATTGTTGTCTGTATCTGGTACCTGGCGCTGACAAGCATTGTTGGTGTTCTTCAGAGCCTGATGGAAAAATTTATCGCAAAAAGAATATGA